In the Hordeum vulgare subsp. vulgare chromosome 7H, MorexV3_pseudomolecules_assembly, whole genome shotgun sequence genome, one interval contains:
- the LOC123411783 gene encoding type I inositol polyphosphate 5-phosphatase 10-like — translation MSNIFGKKGKSFSGPDSPHRGSARVRFKSASLNCVDSPKKQNDDTCKYRVFVGTWNVGGKNPNDGLNLQDFLQVDESSDIYVLGFQEIVPLTAGNVLVLEDNEPAARWLALIHQALNHPQEQPDSDEPPPQPSEPGPADAARQQQNRRRDAMATRSSSGNLFFQTPSLKVLSNSYRVDSALVKTCNCSPEASLQRRRATEVRESVYRAAETPPASTAAEATSTAAGGWDDDGAAGTPGQCEPPSAADGGGMSYCLIASKQMVGLFLSVWVKKELVEHVGHLRVDCVGRGIMRWLGNKGCIAMSMTLHHTSLCFVCSHLASGEKEGDEVRRNADVAEILKSAHFPRACKSPSAQRVLPERILEHDKMIWLGDLNYRVSLSYEETRTLLEENDWDALLEKDQLMIEREAGRVFGGWKEGKISFAPTYKYTQNSDAYAGETVKSKKKRRTPAWCDRILWHGDGIEQLQYLRGESRFSDHRPVWGVFAVEVEAGGGRMRSCYSMSARIGHDKPGSPQRHGSSGEPSS, via the exons ATGTCCAACATCTTCGGCAAGAAAGGGAAGAGTTTCAGCGGTCCAG ATTCGCCGCATCGAGGCTCAGCACGCGTGCGGTTCAAGAGCGCGAGCCTGAACTGCGTCGACTCGCCCAAGAAGCAGAATGACGACACCTGCAAATACAG GGTGTTCGTTGGCACGTGGAACGTGGGAGGGAAGAATCCGAACGACGGGCTTAACCTGCAGGACTTCCTTCAGGTGGACGAGTCCTCCGACATCTACGTCTTGGG GTTTCAGGAGATCGTCCCCCTGACCGCCGGCAACGTGCTGGTCCTGGAGGACAACGAGCCGGCGGCGAGGTGGCTGGCGCTCATCCACCAGGCGCTCAACCATCCGCAAGAGCAGCCGGACAGCGACGAGCCGCCGCCGCAGCCGTCGGAGCCCGGCCCGGCCGACGCCGCCCGGCAGCAGCAGAACCGCCGGCGCGACGCCATGGCCACCAGGTCCTCCAGCGGCAACCTCTTCTTCCAGACGCCGTCGCTCAAGGTGCTCAGCAACAGCTACCGCGTCGACAGCGCGCTCGTCAAGACCTGCAACTGCTCCCCTGAGGCGTCCCTGCAGCGCCGCCGCGCCACGGAGGTGCGCGAGTCCGTGTACCGCGCCGCCGAGACGCCCCCCGCGAGCACGGCCGCCGAGGCGACGTCGACGGCGGCCGGCGGCTGGGACGACGACGGCGCCGCCGGCACGCCGGGGCAGTGCGAGCCGCCGTCGGCGGCGGACGGCGGCGGCATGAGCTACTGCCTGATCGCGAGCAAGCAGATGGTGGGGTTGTTCCTGTCGGTGTGGGTGAAgaaggagctggtggagcacgtcgGGCACCTCCGGGTGGACTGCGTCGGCCGGGGCATCATGCGGTGGCTGGGCAACAAGGGGTGCATCGCCATGAGCATGACGCTGCACCACACCAGCCTCTGCTTCGTGTGCAGCCACCTGGCCTCCGGCGAGAAGGAGGGCGACGAGGTCCGGAGGAACGCCGACGTCGCCGAGATCCTCAAGAGCGCGCACTTCCCCCGCGCCTGCAAGTCACCCTCCGCCCAGCGCGTCCTCCCCGAGCGGATCCTCGAGCACGA CAAGATGATCTGGCTTGGGGACCTGAACTACCGGGTCTCCCTGAGCTACGAggagacgaggacgttgctggagGAGAACGACTGGGACGCTCTGCTGGAGAAAGACCAG CTGATGATCGAGAGGGAAGCGGGGAGGGTGTTCGGGGGCTGGAAGGAGGGAAAGATCAGCTTCGCGCCGACGTACAAGTATACGCAGAACTCCGACGCGTACGCCGGCGAGACGGTCAAGTCCAAGAAGAAGCGGCGAACGCCGGCATG GTGCGACCGGATACTGTGGCACGGCGACGGCATCGAGCAGCTGCAGTACCTGCGGGGCGAGTCCAGGTTCTCCGACCACCGGCCGGTCTGGGGCG